GGTCAAGGGTGTCTGCCCGGAGGAGGCTTCGCATGAGTAACGCTGGTGAACTGGTTGATCTTTATCTCGCCGCCTGGAACGAGCCGGACGAGGACCGCCGCCGCGAGATCGTGGCCCGGACGTACACCGAGGAGGCCACCTATGTGGACCCGCTCATGCAGGGCGCGGGCCACAGCGGCATCACCGCCATGATCGGCGCGGCGCAGGCGCAATTTCCCGGCCTCCGCTTCCGCCTCGCTTCGGAGGTGGAGGCCCACCACGACCACACCCGCTTCTCCTGGGAACTCGCGCCCGCTGATGGCGCCGCAGTCGCCCGGGGCACCGACGTGGGCCAGATCATAGGAGGCCGCTTCGGCACCGTCGTCGGGTTCCTGGACCAGATCCCCACCTCGTGACCGAAAGCGGCTGAGGACAAGCTGGCCGCCGACAAGTCAAGCAGGGCGTCCCACTCCACGGGGACGCCCTGCTGACGGCTGAAAGCTGACCGCTTACTTCAGCAGGTCCAGCGCCTTTTTCAGGATCGCGTCGTCCTGCGGGTCCACCAC
The window above is part of the Deinococcus metallilatus genome. Proteins encoded here:
- a CDS encoding nuclear transport factor 2 family protein, yielding MSNAGELVDLYLAAWNEPDEDRRREIVARTYTEEATYVDPLMQGAGHSGITAMIGAAQAQFPGLRFRLASEVEAHHDHTRFSWELAPADGAAVARGTDVGQIIGGRFGTVVGFLDQIPTS